In Mycobacterium gallinarum, a single window of DNA contains:
- a CDS encoding DivIVA domain-containing protein, which produces MTLVLLYLVVLVLIAIVLFALGSVLFGRGESLPPLPRDTTATVLPASGVTGADVEAVKFSQTLRGYKTSEVDWVLDRLGQELDLVRGQLAAVRAAHGIEDDEGDPRPIEGGAHALQSSEAEGEP; this is translated from the coding sequence GTGACGCTGGTTCTGCTGTATCTGGTCGTGCTGGTTCTGATCGCCATCGTGCTGTTCGCACTGGGCAGCGTGCTCTTCGGACGTGGCGAGTCGTTGCCGCCGTTGCCGCGTGATACGACTGCCACGGTATTGCCGGCCTCCGGCGTCACCGGCGCCGACGTCGAGGCGGTCAAGTTCAGCCAGACGCTGCGCGGTTACAAAACCAGTGAGGTGGACTGGGTGCTCGACCGATTGGGCCAGGAGCTCGACCTGGTGCGCGGGCAGTTGGCCGCGGTCCGTGCGGCACACGGGATCGAAGACGACGAAGGGGACCCGCGCCCCATCGAGGGCGGAGCGCACGCGCTGCAGTCGTCGGAGGCAGAGGGCGAACCGTGA
- a CDS encoding HNH endonuclease yields the protein MFESVADPIAYEASLVARIAELERGKSAAAAEQARVTAELDAARRAREAADGVPAAKRGRGLAAEIALARHDSPNRGGRHLGFARALVHEMPHTLSALEAGALSEWRATLIVRESACLSLEDRRTLDLRMCADQSALEGLGDKRIEAEAKTIAYQLDPQAVVDKAVLAQSERTVTVRPAPDAMTYVTALLPMAQGVSVYAALKREADTTFDGRGRGQVMADTLVERVTGQPADVAVPVAVNLVMTDETLLGGRTSPAHIPGYGPVPAAIACRLAGDAITDEQSKATLRRLYRHPDSGALVAMESRSRLFPKGLAQFIAFRDDTCRTPYCDAPIRHTDHATPHARGGPTAGANGLGECEACNYAKEAPGWQVHTFDADGQRHKAVYVTPTGAHHESHAPPLLNDVVVFKPSVVEALVANQLAGLTAA from the coding sequence ATGTTCGAATCCGTGGCCGACCCGATCGCTTATGAGGCGTCACTGGTCGCACGCATCGCGGAGTTGGAACGCGGCAAGTCCGCCGCAGCCGCCGAACAGGCCAGAGTCACCGCCGAACTCGACGCGGCCCGCCGTGCTCGGGAGGCGGCCGACGGCGTGCCCGCCGCCAAACGTGGGCGCGGCCTCGCCGCCGAGATCGCGCTCGCCCGCCACGATTCCCCCAACCGGGGCGGCCGGCACCTCGGCTTCGCCCGGGCGCTCGTCCACGAGATGCCCCACACCCTCTCGGCGTTGGAAGCCGGTGCGCTCTCCGAATGGCGCGCGACTCTGATCGTGCGCGAGTCGGCGTGCCTGTCGCTCGAGGACCGCCGAACCCTGGACCTCAGAATGTGCGCCGACCAGTCTGCACTGGAGGGCCTCGGCGACAAGCGAATTGAGGCTGAAGCCAAGACCATCGCCTACCAGCTCGACCCGCAGGCGGTCGTGGACAAGGCAGTTCTTGCCCAATCCGAGCGCACCGTCACGGTCCGCCCGGCCCCCGACGCGATGACGTACGTGACCGCTCTACTCCCCATGGCGCAGGGTGTGTCTGTCTACGCGGCGCTAAAGCGCGAGGCCGACACCACTTTCGACGGCCGCGGTCGTGGCCAGGTCATGGCCGACACCCTGGTCGAGCGGGTGACCGGTCAGCCCGCCGACGTCGCGGTCCCCGTCGCGGTCAACCTCGTGATGACCGATGAAACCCTGCTTGGCGGCCGCACCTCCCCCGCGCACATCCCCGGTTACGGTCCGGTGCCGGCCGCCATCGCGTGCCGTCTGGCGGGCGACGCGATCACCGACGAGCAGTCCAAAGCCACCCTGCGCCGGCTGTATCGCCACCCTGACTCGGGAGCATTGGTCGCGATGGAGTCTCGATCACGGCTGTTTCCAAAAGGTCTCGCGCAATTCATCGCGTTTAGAGATGACACCTGTCGTACGCCCTATTGCGATGCGCCGATTCGGCATACCGACCATGCCACACCGCACGCGCGCGGTGGTCCCACCGCTGGCGCCAACGGTCTCGGTGAGTGTGAGGCTTGCAACTACGCCAAGGAAGCGCCTGGTTGGCAAGTCCATACGTTTGACGCCGACGGCCAGCGCCACAAGGCGGTGTACGTCACGCCGACCGGTGCGCACCACGAATCACACGCACCGCCATTGCTCAATGACGTCGTCGTGTTCAAGCCGAGCGTCGTCGAGGCGCTGGTCGCCAATCAGCTCGCAGGTCTGACTGCCGCCTGA
- the glgC gene encoding glucose-1-phosphate adenylyltransferase, which produces MRELPHVLGIVLAGGEGKRLYPLTADRAKPAVPFGGAYRLIDFVLSNLVNARYLKICVLTQYKSHSLDRHISQNWRLSGLAGEYITPVPAQQRLGPRWYTGSADAILQSLNLVYDEDPDYVVVFGADHIYRMDPEQMLHFHIESGAGVTVAGIRVPRSEASAFGVIDADESGRIRAFIEKPSDPPGTPDDPEQTFASMGNYIFSTKVLVDAIKADADEDHSDHDMGGDIIPRLVNDGMAAVYDFNDNEVPGSTERDHGYWRDVGTLDAFYDAHMDLVSVHPVFNLYNRRWPILGESANLAPAKFVNGGSAQESVVGAGSIISAASVRNSVLSSNVVVDDGAIVEGSVIMPGTRIGRGAVVRHAILDKNVVVGPGEMVGVDLERDRERFAISAGGVVAVGKGVWI; this is translated from the coding sequence ATGCGGGAACTGCCACACGTGCTAGGTATCGTCCTGGCTGGCGGCGAAGGCAAGCGGCTGTACCCATTGACCGCCGATCGGGCCAAGCCTGCGGTCCCGTTCGGCGGCGCGTACCGGCTGATCGACTTCGTGCTGTCGAATCTCGTCAACGCGCGATATTTGAAGATCTGCGTTCTGACGCAATACAAATCGCATTCGCTGGACCGTCACATCTCGCAGAACTGGAGGCTTTCGGGGCTTGCCGGTGAGTACATCACCCCGGTGCCCGCGCAGCAGCGCCTCGGTCCGCGGTGGTACACCGGTTCCGCGGACGCCATCCTGCAGTCATTGAACCTCGTCTACGACGAGGACCCCGACTACGTCGTCGTGTTCGGTGCCGACCACATCTACCGGATGGATCCGGAGCAGATGCTGCACTTCCACATCGAGAGCGGCGCGGGCGTCACGGTCGCGGGTATCCGGGTGCCGCGCTCGGAAGCGAGCGCGTTCGGTGTCATCGACGCCGACGAGTCGGGACGCATCCGCGCGTTCATCGAAAAGCCTTCTGATCCGCCGGGCACGCCCGACGATCCCGAGCAGACGTTCGCGTCGATGGGCAACTACATCTTCAGCACCAAAGTGCTCGTAGACGCGATCAAGGCCGACGCCGACGAGGACCACTCCGATCACGACATGGGCGGCGACATCATCCCGCGACTCGTGAACGACGGCATGGCCGCGGTGTACGACTTCAATGACAACGAGGTGCCCGGTTCCACCGAGCGCGATCACGGCTACTGGCGTGACGTCGGAACCCTCGATGCGTTCTACGACGCCCACATGGACCTGGTTTCGGTGCACCCGGTGTTCAACCTGTACAACCGGCGCTGGCCGATCCTCGGCGAATCGGCGAATCTGGCGCCGGCGAAGTTCGTCAACGGCGGCTCAGCGCAGGAGTCGGTGGTAGGCGCGGGCAGCATCATTTCGGCGGCGTCGGTGCGCAATTCGGTGCTGTCGTCCAATGTCGTGGTCGACGACGGCGCGATCGTGGAGGGCAGCGTGATCATGCCGGGCACCCGAATCGGTCGCGGGGCCGTGGTGCGCCACGCGATCTTGGACAAGAACGTCGTCGTGGGGCCCGGCGAGATGGTGGGCGTTGACTTGGAGAGAGACCGCGAACGCTTCGCGATCAGCGCCGGCGGTGTCGTCGCCGTCGGCAAGGGCGTCTGGATCTAG
- a CDS encoding integrase catalytic domain-containing protein: protein MPIPAGTVTTPQGAQGGLQPKVISARRPRPVTYGPDVIAALTVCWTVLGMPAGKRLAPMLTELVAVLRHFGELAISDDTAALLVTMSAATIDRRLADERAKYKIRGRVGTKPGSILKSQIPVRTWAEWDDAVPGFVEIDTVFHDGGSRGGGHAFTLTVTDIATGWTESHSLPDRAAKHILAALNHIAAAMPFPILGVDCDNGSEFINDDLLAWCRDRQITFTRSRPGNKNDGCHVEQKNWTVVRTVVGYYRYDTASELLLLNEIWQLQSKLTNYFYPQQKLITKVRTGAKVSKKHDKATTPFHRATAHPTMTVDRIVGLTRTYSLINPAAAQRQIQALTAQLFTLATSKAGDGAPPPVTKRARLREATNAPTRAS from the coding sequence GTGCCAATACCGGCTGGCACCGTAACCACCCCGCAGGGCGCTCAAGGCGGGCTGCAGCCGAAGGTCATCAGCGCGCGTCGTCCCCGGCCAGTGACCTACGGGCCTGATGTCATCGCGGCGCTGACGGTCTGCTGGACAGTGCTGGGAATGCCGGCCGGTAAACGGCTGGCGCCGATGCTCACCGAGCTGGTGGCCGTGTTGCGGCACTTCGGGGAGCTGGCGATCAGCGACGACACCGCGGCCCTGTTGGTAACGATGTCGGCGGCCACCATCGATCGCCGACTTGCTGATGAGCGAGCCAAATACAAGATCAGAGGTCGGGTGGGCACCAAGCCGGGGTCGATACTCAAAAGCCAGATCCCGGTACGCACCTGGGCCGAATGGGACGACGCGGTGCCCGGCTTCGTCGAGATCGACACGGTCTTTCACGACGGCGGCAGCCGTGGTGGAGGCCATGCCTTCACGCTGACGGTCACCGACATCGCTACCGGCTGGACCGAGAGCCACTCACTACCTGACAGGGCGGCCAAACACATACTGGCAGCCCTCAATCACATCGCCGCCGCCATGCCGTTCCCGATCCTCGGGGTCGACTGTGACAACGGGTCGGAATTCATCAACGACGACCTGCTGGCATGGTGCCGAGATCGTCAGATCACGTTCACCCGGTCACGGCCGGGCAATAAGAACGACGGCTGCCACGTCGAGCAGAAGAACTGGACGGTCGTACGCACCGTGGTGGGCTACTACCGCTACGACACCGCCTCAGAACTGTTGCTCCTCAACGAGATCTGGCAATTGCAGTCCAAGCTGACCAACTACTTCTACCCGCAACAGAAATTGATCACCAAAGTCCGCACCGGGGCCAAGGTATCCAAGAAACACGACAAAGCCACCACCCCATTCCACCGCGCGACCGCCCACCCGACCATGACCGTCGACCGCATCGTGGGCCTGACCCGGACCTACTCGCTGATCAATCCAGCCGCCGCTCAACGCCAGATTCAGGCGTTGACCGCACAGCTCTTCACTCTGGCCACCAGCAAAGCCGGCGACGGCGCCCCACCTCCAGTGACAAAGCGCGCACGTTTACGTGAGGCAACGAATGCCCCCACGCGCGCATCTTGA
- the glgA gene encoding glycogen synthase, whose product MRVAMMTREYPPEVYGGAGVHVTELVAQLRHLCEVDVHCMGAPREGAIVAQPDPALLGANPALSTLSADLNMANAAGQANVVHSHTWYTGMAGHLAALLYGVPHVLTAHSLEPMRPWKAEQLGGGYRVSSWVEKTAVEAADAVIAVSSGMREDVLRTYPALDPNRVHVVRNGIDTEVWYPAPPDAGESVLAELGVDMTRPIVAFVGRITRQKGVPHLIAAAHRFAPDTQLVLCAGAPDTPEIAAEVTEAVQNLARSRTGVFWVREMLPISKIREILSAATVFVCPSVYEPLGIVNLEAMACATAVVASDVGGIPEVVADGHTGALVHYDANDPTGFESRLADAVNAVVADRQRATQFGQAGRQRCIDEFSWAHIAEQTLEIYRKVTS is encoded by the coding sequence ATGCGGGTGGCGATGATGACTCGGGAGTATCCACCCGAGGTCTATGGCGGGGCAGGCGTTCACGTCACCGAGCTCGTCGCCCAGCTGCGGCACCTGTGCGAGGTCGACGTGCACTGCATGGGCGCGCCCCGCGAGGGCGCGATCGTCGCGCAACCCGATCCCGCGTTGCTGGGCGCCAACCCCGCCCTGTCGACGTTGTCGGCAGACCTCAACATGGCCAACGCCGCGGGTCAGGCCAACGTGGTGCACTCACACACCTGGTACACCGGGATGGCGGGCCACCTGGCCGCGCTGCTGTACGGCGTTCCACATGTGCTGACCGCACACTCGCTGGAGCCGATGCGGCCGTGGAAGGCAGAACAGCTCGGCGGCGGATACCGAGTGTCGTCGTGGGTGGAGAAGACTGCGGTGGAAGCCGCCGACGCGGTGATCGCCGTCAGCTCGGGCATGCGCGAGGACGTGCTGCGCACCTATCCGGCGCTGGACCCGAACCGGGTGCACGTGGTGCGCAACGGGATCGACACCGAGGTGTGGTACCCGGCCCCACCGGACGCGGGCGAGTCGGTGCTCGCCGAACTCGGCGTGGACATGACGAGGCCGATCGTCGCGTTCGTCGGGCGGATCACCCGCCAAAAGGGCGTCCCGCATTTGATCGCGGCGGCACACAGATTCGCCCCCGATACCCAGCTGGTGCTCTGCGCCGGCGCACCCGACACCCCTGAAATCGCGGCGGAGGTCACCGAGGCCGTGCAGAATCTGGCGCGCAGCCGCACCGGAGTCTTCTGGGTACGCGAAATGCTGCCGATTTCGAAAATTCGCGAAATTCTTTCCGCCGCAACAGTTTTCGTATGCCCGTCGGTGTACGAGCCGCTCGGTATCGTCAACTTGGAAGCAATGGCCTGCGCCACGGCGGTGGTCGCTTCCGATGTCGGCGGCATCCCCGAGGTGGTGGCCGACGGACACACCGGCGCCCTGGTCCACTACGACGCGAACGACCCGACGGGCTTCGAGTCGCGGCTGGCCGACGCCGTCAACGCGGTGGTGGCCGACCGGCAACGCGCCACGCAATTCGGTCAGGCGGGCAGGCAGCGCTGCATTGACGAGTTCTCGTGGGCGCACATCGCCGAGCAGACCCTCGAGATCTATCGGAAGGTGACGTCCTAG
- a CDS encoding DUF4126 domain-containing protein gives MELLTGFGLATAAGLNAYIPLLALGLLSRFTDLVTLPHGWAWLEDGWVMAIVAVLLVVEIVADKVPALDSINDAIQTFVRPTAGGIVFGSGTAAQTNTVADPGAFAQSGQWIPVAIGVVVALVVSLTKSTVRPAANVATAGMAAPVLSTVEDGISVGLVFVAILVPVLVLVAVVVLVWAGWRLLRRRRRARPGPTPQVGPTP, from the coding sequence ATGGAGCTGCTGACCGGATTCGGGTTGGCCACCGCCGCGGGCCTCAACGCCTACATCCCGCTACTGGCGCTCGGACTGCTGTCGCGGTTCACCGACCTCGTCACCCTGCCGCACGGGTGGGCTTGGCTCGAGGACGGCTGGGTCATGGCGATCGTCGCCGTACTGCTCGTCGTCGAGATCGTCGCCGACAAGGTGCCCGCGCTCGACAGCATCAACGACGCGATCCAAACCTTCGTCCGCCCGACGGCCGGCGGCATCGTGTTCGGGTCGGGCACCGCGGCGCAAACCAACACCGTCGCCGACCCGGGCGCCTTCGCACAGTCCGGTCAGTGGATCCCCGTCGCTATCGGTGTCGTTGTCGCGCTGGTGGTGTCGTTGACGAAGTCCACGGTGCGACCGGCCGCCAACGTGGCCACGGCAGGCATGGCCGCACCGGTGCTGAGCACGGTCGAGGACGGCATCAGCGTCGGGCTGGTCTTCGTGGCGATCCTGGTACCGGTGCTGGTGCTGGTGGCCGTCGTCGTACTGGTGTGGGCGGGGTGGCGGCTACTGCGCCGACGACGGCGCGCTCGGCCTGGGCCCACGCCGCAGGTTGGGCCCACACCGTAG
- a CDS encoding ABC transporter ATP-binding protein, whose protein sequence is MTAASLQRTNAGARSELAVEIRGLSKSFGRTKALDGLDLTVAHGDIAGFLGPNGAGKSTTIRVLLGLLRADGGTVRLLGGDPWHDAVDLHRRIAYVPGDVTLWPNLTGLQAIDFLASLRGNGVDTRRRDQLIERFELDPHKKARTYSKGNRQKVAIVAAFSTNAELYILDEPTSGLDPLMEKAFQQCVEEVTGHGAAVLLSSHILAEVEKLCDTVTIIRSGRTVKSGSLDELRHLMRTTVTVRTRTDGQALQRSPFVHDFAINDGHYTFSVDRNELDRAMGELTDLGILDLTVAPASLEDLFLREYQGASR, encoded by the coding sequence ATGACGGCAGCGTCCCTACAGCGCACTAATGCTGGCGCGCGATCGGAACTCGCGGTCGAGATTCGTGGATTGTCAAAGTCTTTCGGACGAACCAAAGCGCTCGACGGCCTCGACCTCACGGTTGCGCACGGCGACATCGCAGGATTCCTCGGCCCCAACGGAGCGGGCAAGTCCACCACGATCCGCGTGTTGCTCGGCCTGCTGCGCGCCGACGGCGGAACGGTACGGCTGCTCGGGGGCGACCCGTGGCACGATGCCGTCGACCTGCACCGCCGAATCGCCTACGTCCCAGGTGACGTGACACTGTGGCCGAACCTGACCGGCCTGCAGGCCATCGACTTCCTGGCCAGCCTGCGCGGCAACGGCGTCGACACCCGCAGACGCGACCAGCTGATCGAGCGCTTCGAGCTCGACCCGCACAAGAAGGCGCGCACCTACTCGAAGGGCAACCGGCAGAAGGTGGCGATTGTCGCGGCGTTCTCCACCAACGCCGAGCTCTACATTCTCGACGAGCCGACTTCTGGACTGGACCCGTTGATGGAGAAGGCGTTTCAGCAGTGCGTCGAGGAAGTGACCGGACACGGTGCGGCGGTCCTGCTGTCCAGCCATATCCTCGCCGAGGTCGAGAAGCTGTGTGACACCGTGACGATCATTCGCTCCGGCCGCACGGTGAAGTCGGGCTCGCTCGACGAGCTCCGGCACCTGATGCGGACAACGGTAACGGTGCGCACCCGCACCGATGGGCAAGCGCTGCAACGCAGTCCGTTCGTGCACGACTTCGCGATCAACGATGGCCACTACACGTTCTCCGTCGACCGCAACGAACTCGACCGCGCCATGGGTGAACTCACCGACCTGGGCATCCTCGACCTGACCGTGGCACCGGCGTCGCTCGAAGACCTGTTCCTACGTGAGTACCAGGGAGCCTCGCGATGA
- a CDS encoding DNA-3-methyladenine glycosylase I has translation MIADDRIRCAWIDESRLSPDDFVLYRDYHDNEWGRPLRDSTALFERVTLEAFQSGLSWLIILRKRENFRRAFHQFDVERVARYRDRDIARLMEDAGIVRNRAKIEATIANARAVADLDVDFGELLWSFAPPRGPRPVAMADVPAVTPESTAMAKELKRRGFRFVGPTTAYALMQATGMVDDHTADCWVPATFQ, from the coding sequence GTGATCGCGGACGATCGTATCCGCTGTGCGTGGATCGACGAATCGCGCTTGTCGCCAGACGATTTCGTCCTTTACCGGGATTACCACGACAACGAGTGGGGCCGGCCGCTGCGCGACTCGACTGCACTGTTCGAGCGCGTCACGTTGGAGGCGTTTCAGAGCGGCCTTTCGTGGCTGATCATCCTGCGCAAGCGGGAGAACTTCCGTCGCGCGTTTCACCAGTTCGACGTCGAGCGGGTCGCACGCTACCGCGACCGCGACATCGCCAGGTTGATGGAGGACGCCGGCATCGTGCGCAACCGCGCGAAGATCGAGGCGACCATCGCCAACGCCCGCGCGGTCGCTGATCTGGATGTGGACTTCGGCGAGCTGCTGTGGTCTTTCGCGCCGCCGCGGGGGCCACGTCCGGTGGCCATGGCCGACGTCCCGGCGGTCACCCCGGAGTCGACCGCGATGGCCAAGGAACTGAAGCGGCGGGGCTTCCGGTTCGTCGGGCCGACGACGGCGTACGCCCTGATGCAGGCGACCGGAATGGTCGACGATCACACGGCAGACTGCTGGGTGCCAGCGACATTTCAGTGA
- a CDS encoding DUF3117 domain-containing protein, with product MAAMKPRTGDGPLEATKEGRGIVMRVPLEGGGRLVVELTPDEAAALGDELKGVTS from the coding sequence ATGGCGGCGATGAAGCCCCGGACCGGAGACGGTCCACTGGAAGCAACCAAGGAGGGGCGAGGCATCGTGATGCGGGTACCGCTGGAGGGCGGCGGACGTTTGGTCGTCGAATTGACCCCAGATGAGGCGGCAGCGCTCGGCGACGAGCTCAAGGGCGTCACCAGCTAG
- a CDS encoding TetR/AcrR family transcriptional regulator translates to MRSAPDDRTAIARIRDAAIDQWGRHGFNVGLRTIAEAAGVSAALVIHHFGSKDGLRKACDDHIAEMVRESKTESMRTTDPSDWLAQVAEIEEYAPMMAYLVRSMQSGSDLAKSFWQRMIDNAEQYIEEGVQAGILKPSRDPKARARYLSMINGGGFLLYLQMHEDPTDLRAVLRDYGEDMMLPALEMFTNGLMADSTMYDAFLAQHEKGIPFTAGEGDGNDGSVPTAH, encoded by the coding sequence ATGCGTTCAGCCCCTGACGATCGGACGGCCATCGCTCGGATCCGCGATGCCGCGATCGACCAGTGGGGCAGACACGGGTTCAATGTGGGGCTCCGGACCATCGCCGAGGCCGCGGGCGTGTCCGCCGCGCTGGTGATCCACCATTTCGGTTCCAAAGACGGCCTGCGCAAGGCGTGCGACGACCACATCGCCGAGATGGTGCGCGAGTCCAAGACCGAGTCCATGCGCACCACCGACCCGTCCGACTGGCTCGCACAGGTTGCCGAGATCGAGGAATACGCCCCGATGATGGCGTATCTGGTGCGCAGCATGCAGTCGGGCAGCGACCTCGCAAAGTCGTTCTGGCAGCGCATGATCGACAATGCCGAGCAGTACATCGAGGAGGGCGTTCAGGCAGGCATTCTCAAGCCGAGCCGCGACCCGAAGGCCAGGGCGAGATACCTCAGCATGATCAACGGCGGCGGTTTCCTGCTCTATCTGCAAATGCATGAAGACCCCACCGACCTTCGGGCCGTGCTGCGCGATTACGGCGAAGACATGATGCTGCCGGCGCTGGAGATGTTCACCAACGGCCTGATGGCCGACTCGACCATGTACGACGCGTTCCTGGCACAACACGAAAAAGGCATCCCGTTCACAGCCGGAGAAGGAGATGGAAATGACGGCAGCGTCCCTACAGCGCACTAA
- a CDS encoding ABC transporter permease — MSTALATHTAQRNAGLWTGTLSLLRLALRRDRIRLSIWLAALTLMMVYAPNAIKLAYPDEAQRQARVNLMKTPAAIIMGGPMFGGNETDLGAMMANELMLTMIVATSILAILTVIRHTRAEEESGAAELVLSSVVGRYARTTAALIMIGGVNVALTVTMTLAMASTGFGLVDTAAMCLGVTGVAMVFGAVAAVTAQLWRQSRTATGAAMAMLALAVFVRGIGDVIENSGSALSWFSPIAWAQQMRAFVDVRWWPFALLVALTLGLIALAAGLESRRQYDDSIIASTGERPNAHAIRSVLGLHLALQRGQTIGWSVGLFLGGLALGSMTKSLLDAAEENELIQRVLVARGTDSVYTTMTQFLAAAATAYVVSSVLRVLSDEEKGLGEAVLAGAVSRWRWLLTAVASALIGSAVLMFFAGLGNGLGAGITLGEPGTIVRLTVAGLAYLPAMAVMAGIAAVGVAIRRGWIGWLAVTFVVVSLYLGALLRLPSWLLDLSPVGQTTAPSDYPVLALVVMIVVAAALTFAAGAIYRRRDAL; from the coding sequence ATGAGCACCGCCCTCGCAACGCACACAGCTCAACGAAACGCCGGGTTGTGGACGGGCACGCTGAGCCTCCTCCGGCTGGCCCTGCGCCGCGACCGAATTCGCCTTTCGATCTGGCTGGCGGCCTTGACGCTGATGATGGTGTACGCCCCCAACGCGATCAAGCTGGCGTATCCGGACGAGGCGCAACGTCAGGCCCGCGTGAACCTGATGAAGACGCCGGCGGCGATCATCATGGGCGGGCCGATGTTCGGCGGCAACGAAACCGACCTCGGCGCCATGATGGCCAACGAGCTCATGCTCACCATGATCGTCGCGACGTCGATCCTGGCCATTCTCACCGTGATTCGGCACACCCGCGCCGAGGAAGAAAGCGGTGCAGCGGAACTGGTGCTGTCCTCGGTTGTCGGACGCTATGCACGCACGACCGCCGCGTTGATCATGATCGGCGGTGTGAATGTCGCGCTGACGGTGACGATGACGCTGGCAATGGCCTCCACCGGTTTCGGGCTGGTCGACACCGCCGCGATGTGTCTCGGCGTCACAGGGGTGGCCATGGTGTTCGGCGCGGTGGCCGCCGTCACCGCCCAGCTGTGGCGGCAGTCGCGCACCGCCACCGGCGCCGCGATGGCCATGCTTGCGCTCGCCGTCTTCGTCCGCGGGATCGGCGACGTCATCGAGAACTCCGGCAGCGCGCTGAGCTGGTTCTCGCCGATCGCATGGGCGCAGCAGATGCGGGCATTCGTCGACGTGCGCTGGTGGCCGTTCGCCCTGCTCGTCGCCCTCACCCTCGGGCTGATCGCGCTGGCCGCAGGCCTGGAGAGCAGACGGCAGTACGACGACAGCATCATCGCGTCCACCGGCGAGCGTCCGAACGCGCACGCCATCAGATCCGTGCTAGGTCTGCATCTGGCGCTGCAACGCGGCCAGACCATTGGCTGGTCGGTCGGACTCTTCTTGGGCGGCTTGGCTCTTGGCTCGATGACAAAATCGCTGCTGGACGCCGCCGAGGAGAACGAACTCATTCAACGCGTGCTGGTGGCGCGGGGCACCGACAGCGTGTACACCACGATGACGCAGTTCCTCGCCGCCGCGGCCACCGCGTATGTCGTGTCGTCGGTGCTGCGGGTGCTCAGCGACGAAGAGAAGGGCCTCGGCGAAGCTGTGCTGGCCGGCGCGGTGTCACGCTGGCGCTGGCTGCTCACCGCCGTCGCCTCGGCACTCATCGGCTCCGCCGTGCTGATGTTCTTCGCCGGCCTGGGCAACGGTCTGGGTGCGGGTATCACGCTCGGGGAACCGGGCACAATTGTGCGGCTGACGGTGGCGGGCCTGGCCTACCTGCCGGCGATGGCCGTGATGGCGGGTATCGCGGCGGTCGGGGTCGCGATCAGAAGGGGCTGGATCGGCTGGCTTGCAGTCACGTTCGTGGTCGTATCGCTGTACCTCGGTGCGCTCTTGCGCCTGCCGAGCTGGCTGCTCGACCTTTCCCCGGTCGGCCAGACCACCGCGCCGTCGGACTACCCGGTTCTGGCCCTGGTCGTGATGATCGTCGTGGCCGCCGCCCTGACTTTCGCCGCCGGCGCCATCTATCGCCGTCGCGATGCCCTGTGA